In Cydia pomonella isolate Wapato2018A chromosome 12, ilCydPomo1, whole genome shotgun sequence, the sequence AGTGAACACTTAAAACTACCGATTACATTAACATCGTTAATTCATGGTGTACCGGGGATCCGGACTAGTGATGTGCTTTTGCGGAAATAAATTGTAGGAGGGACTATTACTGCCTTTATTTTCTATACGATAACGTATAACAACGCGGCGTTCCGGTAACTGGTggggctgccccgcttctgtatcgcatggtgcgccgggtgcgagTCAGCCCCAACTCAATCCTGCGTTTGATAGCCGAGAAGATTGACTACCCACATTTGAGGCATTGTGATGGTATGCACGTTTTTAGAAGTATTTATTATGTCTTACCACTATCTAGGTACCTCTAGAAGCAGTTGCCctagtaattatttagtaataaattattttattattaacagaTCTGTTACGTTTGTGGCAAATTTCTTATTTCCCAGTACCTTGAAATCCTTTTTTTGCTTAAGATTCCATAGTAGCTCATTTTAACTTTCGATTCGTGAACGAAAAACACCCACATTCAACTTTGTCATAACAacctatattataaatattcaacGATATCCTACGAAATTTtagaaactgtaataatatgtGATCTTATCCCTCTTCCCCTGAATGttggtttttaatttaaaatatgttagtGTACTAAAAACAtaggaataagaaaatatccCCGCGTTACCTACGTTACTCATGTTGATTAAATGCGGGTACCAATTAATCGGGATTAGTACCCGCACCCGACTTATCTATTTAGTGGTCAATATTTCAATGTTAATTAGAGTTCAGGTCCACTTAATTAGATGCGTTCATTCATTAGTTGTCGTGATTACCAATTAATTACCAATCAGAACCAGTTAGGGGTGAACGAATCGGAATTAGGTTGAAAATTAGTGACTAGCCAACACATGGCTACGTTTGAACTGTGGGTGCTATTTATAGAATAGCTTTGCGTTGAGGTGTTAACCGACATTACAgtgctatttttaatttaattcaggCTTCATTTTATACCTACCCTATGCAAAGTCAAACGTATTAATATTGTACCTATTCTTTTTACGCACGTTCCACGCGTACCGTAGGTTACTTGGTTACTAATGAATgaacaatttttattaatgaaatgtCAATCAATTCGGTTATATTcaccatatctataatatttttctccCAGGTATCATCCCCAGGATGAGcgaggcaaaatgccgggacaatgcgaggaagaatgGTAACAGTTACCTTTCAAGCTTGTCGTCTTCCATCTCCTGCCCTTCCCTCTCCGGCGCGGCCAGCGTCTCCCAGAAGTTGTCCAAACCGTACACTGCAACAGTAATCAGGCTTAAGCCGACAGCCCATGTTATTGGAAATGACTAGCCCTTGGAGTGGATCGTTAAGTCAATTGAGCCATTATTCCGAAATTTGTTAGACTTATTCTATTCTTGAGAAGATTTTTGCTATAAACttcaagattatttttatatctctTATTTAAAATGGATGATAGATGCTCTGCTATTTAATTCAGAAAAACAATTCAAACCCCAAAAGAACATTCGTAGTTTGActttaactaaaataataaagtataataCCTGAGGATTCAGAcaaaatgacaatcgttgataaaaatgccaaattaaataatgtatgaaaatagaCACATGACTTTTCATAGCATCTGGCAtccagatatattttttcccttCGTTTGACATTTGTCGATGTACAATTGTCATCTTATCAAAATCCAGCCCATACGCGCTGCAATGAATAAATGCTTTACTTTATATATCTGAGTTTGAATATACGGCAGACCTGAACCAATACCTTCTCGAAATGTCGAATCCAGAATGCAATATGTTGAACTTCAACTGCAATGCACATTGCATAGGCGCAAGCTATAATTAACAGATATCTCGAAGTATACATGAGATATTTGGTTTCAGCAAAGCAGTACCTGCCATATCTTTGACAGAAACATTATTAAGGTAACAATGGCTTATTCATGTAGGTAACTTATTAAGCCAAGGTACTCATACAGCAGGTCACAATAAAAGCTATCTTACGAAGCACACTCACGTTGGTAATAATTAGATATTACGTAGTGACCGAAGGTAAAGAACttacctataataatatataaatgtaagaTACCTATTTTCAAATACAATAGAAGGAAATACAGTTTTGGGATGAATTTATACGTatggtatatacatatattattgagAGAAATAATCCAAGCGTCATTATTTTTCGTTTCACCTTTCTAGTGGTTGTTTTATTTGCGAAGgtaattattaaaaacactAGTTTACAAAGTTTTTGTCCTTcgaatgaaacattttttttcttaacaatCGAGGTGCACTGAGTTtcagaaaaattataaaaaaaatctaacacgTCATGTTTCtaagatatttaatatttttgataatttttttcaaaaaataatgtttacaaaaatatcaaacaaaaaattaaaagtgaatTGTCTTAgcttttttcttgtatttattcGTGTCTGTATCTCAAATAACAGACCAGCAATAATCACCTAACATGGCCTGGTTCCAGTATCCTTGATAATTTTgctcaaaaaatttcaaatccTGATGAAAACGCTCTCCATGTTCATCGCTGACTTGTCCGAGGTTCGCAGGGAAGAAATCGAGGTGCGAGTGAAGGAAATGAATTTTAAGAGACATGCTGACACCCATTcgttgaaaattatgtaataaatcaGCAACAAACTGTtggtaattttcattttttttgttgccTAAAAATTCTTGAATAATAAGTCGTAGTGATTTCCAAGCAGAACTCTCAATATCAGAAAGGTTGTTTTCAAATACCCCATCTTTTAAGAGTTTGTTGATTTGCGGTCCGATAAAAACACCTTCTTTCAGTTTAGCCTGAGAAAGATTGGGAAAAATAGAGCATGAATGCTTAAAAGCTACACTAGTTTTATCTAGTTTGATTCCGTTATGGGATATCCTTTTTTAGATATTATAAATTCAccacaaacataacaaaaacgATCAGAATGAACTTTACACAACCTTTTTGACATtattaaaacaagtatttatttaactgaACACTGCACAgcatcaaaattttaaaataaaatcgaaaccAACTTATGAGTAGTTTAAAATAAGATGTTATAAGAACTTGATTTATAGACGtgatagaaataaaacaaatatatgtttgCGTTTAGTTATTACTACTAAATACATCGATATGGAATTCATTGAAAGGACatagcttttattttaatttgtaaactaGTGAAATTAAAAGTCCACTGAGTTAAGGTTTTAAGTAAAAATTCAATTCTGTTCGTTGGCGATATATATGAATACACTTTTTATCGTTATTTTTCTTCAGAAACAGAAtctaaagttaaaaatattaaaaacagcggtacctacactaaaaaaaatgtgtaataaaTTTGTTGAAGTATGATTTTGTAAAGATGAAAAACACTCCTTGATGTTAACGAAAAATAAGAATACTTTAAGACAGTTTTTCATAATAGCCCTTGTTACTTGGTGTGTTGTGTATACATTGCTTTATCCCAATGCCCGTATTTTCCGCGCGTTCCGATTCAACTTTTAACTAGGTGTCGCCTTGTAATAAGATAGCGGATTTAATGAAATTGCCGCGAGCGAGATAAAGTTTTCATTGGTATCCTTTACAATCAGCGTTGTTTTAATGaatatataaacttttttaactttGATTTTTGTGTATAAGGGAGATGTAGAttagggagctggaaggggtagacctcggcggactttctctaaTCAAATTGTGGAAATTCTGAAGAAAGGTCAGGTCAAGAGAACGCTAACCctgcgagcgtgtatgaggaatgaaAGTACCtaaaggaagcgaaagaggtatatCAGGACGTAGCAAGTGGGAATCCGCGGTCTCTGCATACCCCTCCGaaaaataggcgtgattatatgtatgtttgcaTAGGCTGTTTTGTAAATTCTAAATAACAACATCACGGAATACTTAAGGCAGGGTACACAATTGTcagtaaaaatattaacttcacaatatttttctaaaaaatatGGTAAGATTTATACAAGGTTTTAAGCTGACGTCAATCAGTTTGTCGATAAAGGTTGGTGCAACCGAACGTTAGTAGTAACCAAGTTTAGAAGAAaacgaataaatataaatattatgagacAACTTTACACAggtcgacctagtcccacagtaatctcaTCAAGGCTCATGTTGTATGTACTAGACtaccatatatataatatatagttatatataaatacttacatacatagaaaacatccacaacTCAGATTAAGGAACAAATAATTGTGATAAACAGACAAATAGATGccattaccaggattcgaacccgtgcCCTCctgtttcataggcagggtcactacctactaggccgtcaaaataactaaatctaaaatcatacctaactatatatttttatttagtaaaatatataataatatgagttAAAAGCGTTCAATGCATAAATAGAAAACGCACATGGAATTACGAAGTCATGTAAACTGCTTAAACAAGTTGTCtaggtacagtcgacgtcaaagacaTGTTTACACATTAGCACCATACTCCTTTGTAATAATGAGAAAAATGTACTTAAACATATGTGTCGCTTATCATAACGACGAGACTTGCTTGTATCTTTACCGActtacgaataacctgtcaaagcgtccttatggcaagcgacaaagtgggactttttgcttggaaacgacacatatctttgacgtcgactgtaaaTGCATTACCTGCGGtagttttcaatataaacaATTGCTTTAATGCTGTACACGCATAATAATGTGGATATATCAACCACTTTTATTAATGAGTGcattaatgtactattattaagcGACATTCATGTCTATCTGACAAGTAGGATCTGTATCATTGCACTGGACTCAATAAAATGTTTCAGCTGAAATAAAAGACACAATAATATACATAAGCACATAAACttaaactatatattttatacgaGCGTCATATTGATCAATTTTAGTATACAATTTGCAATCCTGGAAATATAACAGGACGAAACATTTAAAACAACACTTAGCATTTAGTATATTATTCACAAAACTCATATCCTGATTGTCCTGTGTCCTTAAAAGCAGTGAAATCATTGTCATAATAGACTTTAATTAAATAGACGTGGAGAAAACAACTATTAatgactatattttttaaaacagtagTCAATATGGATAAGTGTGGCTGCAGGATAAGTATGGCTGCGGGATAAGTGTGGCATGGCCTTCAAAATGGGGCCCGTTTACActttgattagtgtttattgcgagttcatgtatacatttgctatttgccacttgcgtttagtggctaatgtatgaactcgcaataaacacttagcaaaatgtaaacaggccctaatgtAAAGGTCGGCCACACTTATCCCGCAGGCACGCTTATCCATATTGACCTAAAGTTTATCCTTTATTTTGAGACTTAAATATAATAGCACACAGATAACACGTCAAAATCAACCCCCAGATTGCACGTGGGGTTAGAGCCGTCTCTTATGGCTGTTTATATAGTGTAAACATCGTATTCATTTACTGATATAATGGATCGTGAGCTTAGCTCGAAGCGGAGCATTACCTCGCTTGTTCGGCATTTTTCGCTTGCCGTAGCCGACGGCaacattaattttgttatcaggCTTGAAATCCGTTCTTCTTTGTCTCTTTTCTTCTTCTGTTACAGCAACCATTAATGTTTAAATTATTGAGAagtcattttatataaatatgataGAAAAACGTAAACATAGTTTAACTAAATCATATTGACAAAGTTTATTATATCATAAGTTTGAATTATTTGTAATGGTAAAAACGTAATAGAGTTTATACACAGTTATCTAactgtaaatttatattaaattttactcTAAAATGATTGTAAAAAACCTACTTCCTCCTAATAACAATAGTCCAATCGCTCGATATTATTCACACCACTCAGTCTTACTTTAATACGAAgcgctttatttttcaaaaagcaGACATAAAGCTATATTTTAAACATTGCGCTTCAAGGCCTAAAGGCCAGATCACACAAGCTGCATGTGCGTAAACGTGCACGTGCATGTACGCAAAAATGTTGGAGCCACGTCAGGCAAGCGGTGTGCCGTATCTCATATGGATCTGTATATTACATACAACGTGCATGCCTACACACACGCATCCGTTGTGCACAGGCGTTAAACCACGATACCGCTGACGTTTACCTTCCTCAGCGGTCTCATCACTCCGTTTGCCGAAGCTCCGAGCCACCATCATTAAGTTCTTGGGGTTAAAGCGCCTGGGCTCTGtcgaaaacatttttataagcACTTCCATTTGTCTATATGTGGAAGTTATAAAATTGAAACCAGTCGATATGGTTTTACATAGTAGGTACAGTTTTTGCGCCAGacacattttgttattttcacaGACAGAAAACCTCAACTACGGAGCACATAAGACAATCACCACACATCAGCGCTTCCCTACAATAAAGTATAGGAACACCATCTTAGaattataggtataaataaatttgcaTCTATGTGTGGCGACCTCATGCTCTTTGTAAAAGCTTCATAGTGTGTATAGTCTGTGTAGACTGTTTTCACAACAACACAGAGTTATGCAAGTGTAGTCAATTATCTGTTATCCATTGACTTgcttgatattaaaaaaaaaaacctattatccttattttttcatgtAGATGCACTATGTGAAACTGCCAGTAATTTAGCGCACAGAATAAACAAGAGCAGTATAATAACAAAAACTCACTGACCATTTGTAGACCTTATCTCGTAGCAATAAGATTAACAAATGATCACTTAAATGTGTTAACGATGCTTATGTCCACGAAATATTGTGGAATTGCAATGGTACGTTCAGGGTACATAGCCGACATGCCattcgtttacgctccgtagcgaacgaaacgcagctgtcactgtcgcactaatataaaagagcgatagagagaaacaaagcgtttcgttatcgtagcggaagcgattgtcaccttggctaggcaacCCGGTTATTCACTGTAATCACTGTAGGTCCCGGAAAGTTCTCAACTTtgttataaacatatttttatcttatatcgGAAACAGAataccaataaattaaatttttaacccCAATCTTCCCTCATAATGCTTTTACTGCTTGGCCAAGAGAGCCATCCTTCAAAATAATTACAATGAATATTACAAAGTTAAGAAACTTCTCGGAACAGAACAATTTAGACGTCATATTATAAGTAGATGTCTTAATTTAGATCCGTCACAAAGATCCTTATACTTATCAACAACATAATATATCTCAATAAGCAAAAGTTTCATAGTCTTCGAAACTCAAAGCACCATTTAacactttatattttataatacaagGATACCTTCAGGTTCCATTTCTGGCGTTCTTTTTCCAAAATCCCTGGCGGTACCTACCGGTGCCGAACttttgaatatatatgtagtgCGACTGGATCGTTCCGGTACAAATTGGTCTTGCGTGTCCCCTAATAAtaaacaggtttaaaaataacaatagatAATACAAACCGTAAACAGCAAGATCATTTTTAGTCCATTTTTTTAcggacttaaaaaaattaaaggtgTATAGTACGCCGGACTTTTTCCTATTTGTATCAACAATTACTTAAAGATGCGTTATACTTTTTACACCTTTAAGCTCACTTAGACAAACATCGCAATATTGTATCTATCAAAAATATTGATAGGTACAGCGAAACAGTTCACAAAGCCTAGCACGACCATGTTTTTTCAGAATAATATTAAGCACCAGCACAGTTAATCTTCAGGTCAGTTCGAAGATTAGGTAATGATTTTAATATTCAGGTCCCTCATAATAACTGAGGCAATTCCATAGAATTATGTAAGCGAAAAAACAATAACCGAGTATGTCCTTAAGTTTAGATAGGAAGCAATTGTTTTTGTTGGCTTGTCCAAGCGTTTTTAAGCTTCCATTTATTTCACTGTAAGAATAATGACGTAAGAATACCTTCGGATTCTCTGTCTGTCCTTTTTCCAAAACCTCTAGCCAAAATGACTGGTACAGAACTTTTAAATGTTGGCCCTCGGTTAGAACGCTCTAGAACGTCGATGTCACCTAACACTAAATAAAGATTATGAGTATCTTAAAGTAACaacgataatatttatttagctacTCGAAACAGCAATGTGAATATATTTGTTTGTGTGGAGTTACGAAGCTGAATAATGTCCTGACTACTGCTAAACCTAGTGGTTTAGCAGGAGTCACTTGAGTTTGTAAGTAAGGATGTTTACTTATATAGTTAAACTGTTACTTATGAAGTGAATTAGAAAAGCTTCAAGTCAAATTTGAAGACAACTCATTCAAAACGAAATAATCTTTCAGGATAGGACGAATACAGACTTTCCCTAAGCGCTGCTTTTAAATAGTtagtaaatacttatattaGAAAAATATCTAGAGTTTACAAAACATGTAAAGCACTCTCAAGCACAGTTCATTTTTTCCAGTAGAATACCTTCGTGTTCCATTTTTGTGGTTCTTTTCCCATAACCATACGCAAGGTTTACCGACTGAGGCCTAAAGGTTGGCGTCCGATAGCTACGCTGCAACGGAGTTTGGTCTCGATCTTCGCCTAACAATGAACTACAGTTAATCTATATATACTTAGTAAGATACAAATAGCAATTCAACCTTTAGCATACCTGTAGCGGTACTCTTCGAGGGTACTTTTAGGGCTATAGATATTATTTGAAGTAGTTAAGAGCTATAAGAAACCAGTCATAATGGGTTTTGTGCTAATAACAATTTTGAAATCCTTGTAGGAACTTTACAAGCATTTTGCACATAGGTATTCCTGGAGAGAAGTTTTCAACACCTGAACGAAGAAACAAGCAAAGATATAAGCAACAACGTCTGACgataaaaaaaccttttaaaggTTAATTGTATAGGTTTAAAAATATTCATCGAGAAAACCAGTCTTAGTTCTCGACTCAAAGCACCATCAATCACTTCCAATTATTTTCCCCATAAAGGGTACCTTCTTGTTCTATTTCTGGTGTTCTTTTTCCGAAGTCTCTTGCGTAATTATTGCTCGACGAACTGTGGAATGTTGGCGTACGGTAGGTGCGTTCCAGCGACGTTTGATCTCGAATTTCGCCTTAACAACGAATTAGGGTTAAAACAAAATGTGTAAAATATTACTCAAAAACATTAATAGGAGACAGTTACTTTTAACTAGTAATAGTATTCATTTAACACATCCGATACAGATAATAATTATACACATTTTCGCATGATTAGGGCAGCAATTTGAATCTACGGGTATTTCCGAATTTTACAAAAAAGCTACAAAATCCAGTCGACATGGTTTTGATATGTAACTAAAATAACCAACCATCAATAGTATATTATCTAAAATTTATAAGCGACACGGCGGTGGTGTAGTTCACTCTGAAGCTCTTTTTGTATTGGTTTAAAAAAGTATGAAGTATATTCGAGAATCGGGTGTCCGGGTTCAGTTCTCGAAATATCCAAAGCGCCATCAAACACTTCTTTTTACGTAACCCATAATGGGTACCTTCTTGTTCCATTTCTGGAGTTCTTTTTCCAAAGTCTCTTGCGTAATGCTGAGCTGGGCTCTTGTATGTCGGTGTTGCGCGGTAGGTACGCTCTGGTGGGGTTTGGCCACTGACATCTCCTAATAATGAGTGAAGATTAAACACAAGCTtgattagattaattttattatctgcAGGAAACACAAACTACGCTTATTGTATTGTGGAGTCGGAAAAAGTAATTTCGCTCGACTCAGTAGCAATCTAAGTTGGTTGTTCATTATTGTCTTTGAGCTGGGTTAGTGATACCTGCTTATAAATAGTTGCAAGAAAAAGTAAAATACCGATTTGCTTTTAACAATACGTTTAGTAAGGATAAGGATTTTAAATAAGGATGTAGGTATCTaagttatatttacattataaaagtaATCTTCAGTCCAATTAAATGCTTATAGTCATAAATaactaacaaaaataataataatatcttattGCGGAAAATCCAATAGAGAAACAAATGTcccacaattacaaaaaatgtattcaaCGATTTTTTACGGCCAGATTAGACATTTAAAGATACGTCAAGCATTaactaaagatacgatatggattacagatgtcagtgtcaaaagtgacgtttttatttgaagaatgGAATCCATCCAAATCCAtgtccaatccatatcgtatctttaggaaatttttgacgtatataaagttcgaatcgggccgttactcgAACAAAACAATTTCATAGATCATTTGAATCTCAATGGAAGGTAGGTATTTAGACGACATGAAAAGGCTAAGTATTGTCAATTCACTGCAAATTATGCGACCCGTTAGACTCATGGTTGGTTGTTGTATAACTTCCAAAACTAGATGAATATCTCGTCCGCCAGTTTATAGATATGCTAATAGATCGCTTATTAAATTCCTGGTATTTTGCTTGGAAGATGTTTTGCAATGAGTGTATTTGAATTCAAAAGGTGCTAAAAGGGTTACTTGCTTCTTTTATGAGCAGGTGTTTTG encodes:
- the LOC133523393 gene encoding allatotropins-like, coding for MSIPMQLLLVVAAFCVLSDGAPDTRIARAKQQRPTRGFKNLEMMTARGFGKRGRVSTRSERDVSGQTPPERTYRATPTYKSPAQHYARDFGKRTPEMEQEDRESEEPRRFNPKNLMMVARSFGKRSDETAEEEEEKRQRRTDFKPDNKINVAVGYGKRKMPNKRVYGLDNFWETLAAPEREGQEMEDDKLESIPLDWFVNEIVNNPDFARSVVRKFVDINQDGVLSSDELLRNV